The proteins below come from a single Miscanthus floridulus cultivar M001 chromosome 1, ASM1932011v1, whole genome shotgun sequence genomic window:
- the LOC136482687 gene encoding homeobox-leucine zipper protein HOX32 produces the protein MAMVVVGGGKDRSSPGGGGAPQVDTGKYVRYTPEQVEELERVYGECPKPSSLRRQQLIRECPILSNIEPKQIKVWFQNRRCREKQRKEASRLQTVNRKLTAMNKLLMEENDRLQKQVSRLVYENGYMRQQLHNPSAATTDTSCESVVTSGQHHQQQNPAAPRPQRDANNPAGLLAIAEETLAEFLSKATGTAVDWVQMVGMKPGPDSIGIIAVSHNCSGVAARACGLVSLEPTKVAEILKDRPSWYRDCRCVDILHVIPTGNGGTIELIYMQTYAPTTLAAPRDFWTLRYTSGLEDGSLVICERSLTQSTGGPSGPNTPNFVRANVLPSGYLIRPCEGGGSMIHIVDHVDLDAWSVPEVLRPLYESPKILAQKTTIAALRHIRQIAHESSGEMPYGGGRQPAVLRTFSQRLSRGFNDAVNGFPDDGWSLMSSDGAEDVTIAINSSPNKLIGSHVNSSQLFTAIGGGILCAKASMLLQNVPPALLVRFLREHRSEWADPGVDAYSAAALRASPYAVPGLRASGFMGSQVILPLAHTLEHEEFLEVIRLEGHSLCHDEVVLSRDMYLLQLCSGADENAAGACAQLVFAPIDESFADDAPLLPSGFRVIPLDAKTDPPSGTRTLDLASTLEVGSGGTTRASSDASSTCNTRLVLTIAFQFSYENHLRESVAAMARQYVRTVVASVQRVAMAIAPSRLGGQLEMKQSPGSPEAHTLARWIGRSYRFHTGAELLRTDTQCTDASLKALWQHSDSIMCCSLKAAPVFTFGNQAGLDMLETTLIALQDISLEKILDDDGRKALCTEYPKIMQQGFAYLPGGMCVSSMGRPVSYEQAVAWKVLSDDDTPHCLAFMFVNWSFV, from the exons atggcgatggtggtggtcggGGGCGGCAAGGACCGGTCGTCGCCTGGCGGCGGTGGGGCACCGCAGGTGGACACGGGCAAGTACGTGCGCTACACCCCCGAGCAGGTCGAGGAGCTCGAGCGGGTCTACGGCGAGTGCCCCAAGCCCAGCTCGCTGCGCAGGCAGCAGCTCATCAGGGAGTGCCCCATACTCAGCAACATCGAGCCCAAGCAGATCAAGGTCTGGTTCCAGAACCGCAG ATGCCGCGAGAAGCAGCGGAAGGAGGCCTCGCGCCTGCAGACTGTGAACCGGAAGCTGACTGCGATGAACAAGCTGTTGATGGAGGAGAATGACAGGCTGCAGAAGCAGGTCTCCCGACTCGTCTACGAGAATGGGTACATGCGACAGCAGCTCCACAAT CCTTCTGCTGCGACCACAGACACGAGCTGTGAGTCTGTGGTcacaagtggtcagcaccaccAACAGCAAAACCCAGCAGCTCCGCGTCCTCAACGGGACGCGAATAACCCAGCTGG TCTACTAGCTATCGCTGAGGAGACCTTGGCAGAGTTCCTGTCGAAAGCGACAGGAACTGCTGTCGATTGGGTGCAAATGGTTGGGATGAAG CCTGGTCCGGATTCCATTGGAATCATCGCTGTTTCGCACAATTGTAGTGGCGTAGCAGCCCGAGCTTGCGGCCTAGTGAGCCTTGAGCCCACAAAG GTCGCAGAGATCCTCAAGGATCGCCCTTCTTGGTACCGCGACTGCCGGTGCGTGGATATCCTCCATGTTATCCCTACGGGTAACGGTGGAACTATCGAGCTTATCTACATGCAG ACTTACGCACCGACAACTTTGGCGGCACCGCGCGACTTTTGGACTCTCCGATACACTAGTGGTCTTGAGGATGGCAGTCTTGTG ATCTGTGAGAGATCATTGACACAATCGACTGGAGGCCCATCAGGACCCAACACTCCAAATTTTGTCAGAGCCAATGTGCTTCCTAGTGGCTATTTAATTCGACCTTGTGAGGGAGGTGGCTCCATGATTCACATTGTGGATCATGTTGATTTGGAT GCTTGGAGTGTGCCTGAGGTCCTTAGACCACTTTATGAATCTCCGAAGATTCTTGCACAGAAAACAACTATTGCT GCACTGCGTCACATTAGGCAAATTGCACATGAATCTAGTGGGGAAATGCCCTATGGAGGGGGCCGCCAGCCAGCAGTTTTGAGAACATTTAGCCAGAGGCTTAGCAG GGGTTTCAATGATGCTGTCAATGGGTTTCCAGATGATGGTTGGTCACTGATGAGCAGTGACGGTGCTGAGGATGTTACTATTGCTATCAACTCTTCTCCAAACAAACTTATTGGTTCTCATGTCAACTCCTCCCAGCTGTTTACTGCGATTGGAGGTGGCATCCTGTGTGCTAAGGCATCAATGCTACTTCAG AATGTGCCACCTGCCCTACTAGTACGATTTCTGAGGGAGCATCGCTCGGAATGGGCTGATCCTGGTGTTGATGCTTATTCTGCCGCTGCTCTGAGGGCTAGTCCATATGCAGTTCCTGGCTTGCGCGCTAGTGGGTTTATGGGCAGCCAGGTTATTCTGCCGCTTGCACATACCTTAGAGCATGAAGAG TTCTTGGAGGTTATTAGGCTTGAGGGACACAGCCTCTGCCATGATGAAGTTGTTCTGTCACGAGATATGTATCTTCTGCAG TTGTGCAGTGGCGCGGATGAAAATGCAGCTGGTGCATGTGCACAGCTTGTATTTGCACCCATTGATGAATCTTTTGCTGATGATGCACCACTGCTGCCCTCAGGCTTCCGTGTCATTCCACTGGATGCAAAGACA GATCCACCATCAGGCACACGCACACTTGACCTAGCATCTACTCTTGAGGTTGGATCTGGTGGGACTACTCGTGCTTCAAGTGATGCCTCTAGCACCTGCAACACAAGATTAGTGCTGACCATTGCTTTCCAGTTCTCATATGAGAATCACCTACGGGAAAGCGTTGCAGCAATGGCCAGGCAATATGTCAGGACTGTGGTGGCATCGGTGCAGAGGGTGGCCATGGCAATAGCTCCTTCCCGTCTTGGTGGGCAGCTTGAAATGAAGCAATCTCCAGGATCTCCTGAGGCACACACGCTTGCGAGGTGGATTGGCAGGAGCTACAG gtttCACACTGGAGCTGAACTTCTTCGCACAGACACCCAATGCACGGATGCTTCCTTGAAAGCACTGTGGCAGCACTCAGACTCGATCATGTGCTGTTCCCTGAAG GCTGCTCCTGTGTTCACCTTTGGCAACCAAGCTGGCCTCGACATGCTGGAGACGACACTGATTGCTCTCCAGGACATCTCccttgagaagatccttgatgATGATGGCAGGAAGGCGCTCTGCACTGAGTACCCTAAGATTATGCAGCAG GGCTTCGCGTACCTCCCCGGTGGCATGTGTGTATCGAGCATGGGGCGGCCGGTGTCCTACGAGCAGGCGGTGGCGTGGAAGGTCCTGAGCGACGACGACACCCCGCACTGCCTCGCCTTCATGTTCGTGAACTGGTCCTTCGTGTGA